A region of Subdoligranulum variabile DNA encodes the following proteins:
- a CDS encoding DUF3795 domain-containing protein, which yields MKGFTREHTEFSLCGLNCLLCPMQVGGYCPGCGGGPGNQSCTIARCSLDQGGHTFCSDCSSYPCARYDEFDAADSFVPHSRRAADLNRAQELGLDAYIDELRAKRAILDKLLASYNDGRRKTFYCAAVYLLPLEDLQNVVAKLEEESECSVKERAAAAVKLLQGASDGHGVCLKLKKKKG from the coding sequence ATGAAAGGCTTCACACGGGAACATACCGAGTTCAGCCTGTGCGGTCTGAACTGCCTGCTCTGCCCCATGCAGGTAGGCGGCTACTGCCCCGGCTGCGGCGGTGGGCCGGGCAACCAAAGTTGTACTATCGCACGGTGCTCATTGGACCAAGGTGGACATACCTTTTGCAGTGATTGCTCCTCTTACCCCTGCGCCCGGTATGACGAGTTTGATGCAGCAGATTCCTTTGTGCCTCACAGCCGCCGTGCCGCCGACCTGAACCGCGCCCAGGAATTGGGGCTGGATGCCTACATAGACGAACTGCGGGCCAAGCGGGCAATTCTGGATAAGCTGCTGGCCAGCTATAACGATGGCCGCCGCAAAACCTTCTACTGCGCGGCGGTGTACCTGTTGCCGTTGGAAGATCTGCAAAACGTTGTGGCCAAGCTGGAGGAGGAATCGGAATGTTCTGTCAAAGAGCGGGCCGCTGCTGCTGTGAAGCTGCTGCAAGGGGCATCTGATGGCCATGGTGTCTGTCTGAAGCTGAAAAAGAAGAAGGGGTGA
- a CDS encoding SRPBCC family protein: MAVSKVTRSFPCTVEQLWQIVTDLTHTDWRSDLARVEVLDETRFVEHTKSGYATHFTVTTCEPKQFWAFTMENGNMSGFWEGRFEAVESGSRLTCVETVNGKRWWMRPFVSGYLKRQQKLYMDDLLREVNRITDGNAAP, from the coding sequence GTGGCGGTTTCTAAAGTAACACGCTCGTTTCCCTGTACGGTAGAACAGCTGTGGCAAATCGTGACCGACCTGACGCATACCGACTGGCGCAGCGACCTGGCGCGGGTGGAGGTTCTGGACGAAACCCGCTTTGTGGAGCATACCAAGAGCGGCTATGCCACCCATTTTACGGTTACAACCTGTGAACCAAAACAGTTTTGGGCCTTTACCATGGAAAATGGGAATATGTCCGGCTTCTGGGAGGGACGGTTCGAGGCTGTAGAAAGTGGTTCCCGGTTGACTTGCGTGGAAACCGTCAACGGCAAGCGCTGGTGGATGCGCCCCTTTGTCTCTGGCTATCTGAAACGACAGCAGAAACTGTATATGGATGATCTGCTGCGGGAAGTGAACCGCATCACAGACGGAAATGCTGCCCCGTAA
- a CDS encoding DUF1848 domain-containing protein translates to MTPLIISASRRTDIPAYYSDWFYNRIREGFVCVRNPMNFHQVSRISLSPDVVDGIVFWTKNPLPLMTRLEELRAYPFYFQFTLTPYGKDVESGVPSKNDVILPAFQELSRRIGPERVIWRYDPILLTDRYTMDYHITFFSQLARRLEGYTRKCIVSFVDLYRNTQANMNGLGFAAFTEEEIVELAQRLADIAGKHHLVLETCAEQIDLSPYGIAHGHCIDRTLLEQIAGCRLALEKDKNQRPECGCMASIDIGMYDTCRHGCRYCYATHSLKTVARNTQAHDPNSPLLCGQILPEDVLKERVVKSCKEEQLRFY, encoded by the coding sequence GTGACCCCCTTGATCATCAGCGCCAGCAGGCGGACCGATATTCCCGCCTATTACTCCGATTGGTTTTACAACCGTATCCGGGAGGGCTTCGTCTGTGTCCGCAATCCCATGAACTTCCATCAGGTCAGCCGCATTTCCTTGTCGCCGGATGTGGTGGATGGCATTGTTTTCTGGACCAAGAATCCGCTGCCGCTGATGACTCGGTTGGAGGAACTGCGGGCGTATCCGTTCTATTTTCAGTTCACCCTGACCCCCTATGGGAAAGATGTGGAATCAGGCGTTCCAAGCAAAAACGACGTGATCCTGCCTGCCTTTCAGGAACTTTCCCGCAGGATCGGCCCCGAACGGGTCATCTGGCGGTATGATCCCATTTTGCTCACCGACCGGTACACGATGGACTACCACATTACCTTTTTCAGCCAGTTGGCCCGACGGCTGGAAGGCTATACCCGCAAATGCATCGTTAGCTTTGTGGACCTGTACCGCAACACTCAGGCCAACATGAACGGCCTAGGCTTTGCGGCCTTTACAGAGGAGGAAATTGTGGAGCTGGCCCAGCGGTTGGCCGATATTGCAGGCAAACACCACCTTGTGCTGGAAACCTGCGCAGAACAAATAGACTTATCACCATACGGCATTGCTCACGGCCACTGCATTGACCGCACCTTGCTGGAACAGATTGCCGGGTGCCGCCTTGCGTTGGAGAAAGACAAGAACCAGCGCCCGGAATGCGGCTGCATGGCAAGCATCGACATTGGTATGTACGATACTTGCCGCCACGGGTGCCGGTATTGTTATGCTACGCACAGTTTGAAAACCGTTGCACGCAATACGCAAGCGCATGATCCGAACTCGCCATTGCTCTGCGGGCAGATCCTGCCGGAGGATGTGCTAAAGGAACGGGTGGTAAAGTCATGCAAGGAGGAACAGTTGCGGTTTTATTGA